The DNA region CCGAGATCGTGCAGCGGGCGGAGGCGGCGGGGGCGCGGGCGCTCGTGCTGACCGTGGACGCGCCTTTCCTGGGCCGCCGGGAGGCGAACGAGCGTCACCGCTTCGCCCTGCCGCCCCACCTGCGGGTGCCCAACGCGGGGAGCCGGGAGCGGCTGGCGCAGATGGAGTCAGCGAGCGGCTCGCAGCTCGTGAACTACTTTCAGGGCCTGATCGACAAGACCTTCACCTGGGCGGACCTCGCGTGGCTGCGCGGGCAGACTTCCCTCCCCATTGTCCTGAAAGGCATCCTGACCGCCGAAGACGCCCGCCTCGCCGCCGAGCATGGATGCCACGTCTGGGTGAGCAACCACGGCGGACGCCAGCTCGACACCGCCGTTTCCTCCATTGAGGCGCTGCCCGAGATCGCGGACGAGGTGGGCGGTGAGGTGGAGGTCTACCTCGACGGCGGCGTGACGCGCGGCACGGATGTGGTCAAGGCGCTGGCACTGGGAGCCAGGGCGGTTTTCCTGGGTCGTCCCATCCTGTGGGGCCTCGCGGCGGGAGGGGAGGCGGGCGTGCGCCGAACGCTGGACCTGCTGCACGACGAGGTACGGCTGGCGCTCGCGCTGTGCGGCAAGCAGAACGTCGGGCAGGTGGGGCGGGGGTTGGTGCGGCTGTGAAGGGGAGCCTTGTAGAGTCAGCCCATGCCCCACGCCCTGATCGTCCACGCCCATCCCGAGCCGAACTCGTTTTGCTCCGCGCAGATGCGGGAAGCGGCCCGGACCCTCACCGAGCAGGGCTATACCGTGGAGATCAGCGACCTTTACGGCATGGGCTGGAATGCCGAACTGGGACGGGGCGATTTCACCCACCCACTTGCCGACTTTTTCAAGCCCCAGGCGGAACAAGTCAGAGCGGTCCAGGAAGGCACCTTCGCGCCCGAAGTCGCCGCAGAACTGGAGAAGCTCCGCCGGGCCGACCTCCTGGTGTTCTCGTTCCCGATGTGGTGGTTCTCGCTTCCGGCGCTGCTGAAAGGCTGGGTGGACCGGGTCTTCGCTATGGGCGCGGCCTATGGCGGCGGCGTCGGCACCTTCGCGCAGGGGGCGTTCCGGGGACGGCGGGCGCTCCTGCTGTTCACGACCGGCAGCCTGGAGGAGTATTTCGGCCCCGGACGACGGGATGGGGAGATGGACACGCTCCTCTTCCACATCCAGCACGGCATGTTTTACTTCGTGGGCTATACGGTGCTGGCTCCAGTGGTGAGCTTTGCGCCCGTCCGGCAAACGCCTGAGGAGCGCGAAGCCCAGTTGCGGAAAGTCCGGCGGGCTTTCGCGGAACTGGGAACGCGGCAAGTCATCTTCGATTTTCAGGAGGGCTGACGCATAGGAGCAGATGGGTGGCCACCGGCGAACGGGGGCAGCCTGCGGCCAGCCCCACTCCAGCCGAGGCCCAACCTTCCGCTGCCGACGTGAATGAAGCGCCCAGACCCAACCCCCGCACGAGGTCCACATGCACATCACCCAGTCGGCCATCTCCCTCAACGTGCCGGACGTTCGCGCCTCCGCCGAGTTCCTGAAACGGCACTTCGGTTTCGTGCCCGAGATGGAGTACGAGGGCGTCGCATCCCTGACGCGCGAGGACACGGGCTTCAACCTGATCTTCCTCCAGACAGGGCTGTCCACCTTCAAGCCGCCACAGATCGCCGGAAGTGCTGGGCAGGGGCTGCTGGTGGTATTCGTGGTGGACGACATTGACGCCGAGTACGCCCGACTACAGGCCGAAGGTGTGCCTGTGGTCACCCCCATCGAGACTGAGCCGTGGGGCGAGCGGTACTTTCAGGTTTCGGACCCCAACGGCGTCGTGGTGCAACTGGTGCAGTGGGTTACGCCGCCGGAAGGTGCGGAGAACGTCTAAGCGTTAACCCCGCTCCCCACGCGGCCCCGGCCACGCCCCGGTCGACCACAGCGCCCACAGCACCAGCAGCGGCTGGAAGAACAGCCGGGTCAGCCGTGCCTGGTCCGTCTCCAGCCCGAAGGCGTCCGTGCGGGTGAGGTACTGCGACACGTTGCCGGGAAAGATGGCGACGAAGAAGGCAGCCGTAATCCACCCCACCGTCCTCCGCTGGCGTGGCAGGGCAAGCAGCGCGGCCCCCAGCCCGATCTCGACCACGCCGGAGGCCAGCACCACGAAGTCCTTGTCGAGCGGCACCCAGTTCGGTACTTGGGCCTGAAATTCCCCGCGCAGGGTGGTCAGGTGCCCGGTCCCGGCTCCGATCAGCGCCAGCCCCAACAGCCAGCGGGCGACGTGGCGCGGCCAGGACAGACGGGTCACGCGGCCACGTCCACCTTGCGGCGGGGGCGGCGGGTCCGCAGCGTCTTCTCGCTTTCCAGCATCCGCTTGAGCGCGGCTTCCGAGCGGGTCAGGCCTTCCAGATCGGCCTCGGTGCGGCCCGCGCGGGGTTCGTAGTCGTCGAGCACCTTGCCTTCCTGGTAGCGGTCAAAGATCACCGGGCAGATGTAGCTGCCGCGCGTGACGGCGGGCGTGTTGCCCAGGTCAGCGGCCACGTATTTGACGCACTCCACCAGCGTCTTGCGGGCCTGCCGCTCGGACTGGGGCGCTCCGGCTTCGGCCAGAAACTCGGCGGCCACCAGCGTTCCGCCCCAGGTGCGGAAGTCCTTGGCGGTGAAGGGGCCGATCACGTCTCGCAGGTAGGCGTTGAGGTCGTGGGCGCGGACACGCGAGCGCACGTCCTCCTCCACGCTCTGGAACAGCCAGGGGCCGGGCAGTGCGAGCAGGCGCTCCATGTTCGTCGCCAGGGTGCGGTCGCGCACCGTCTTCTCCTGCAGGATGGAATGCTTGCCCTTGAACCTGAACTGCACGGCGCTGCCCTCCACCTTCACGTGCCGCTGGCGCAGGGTGGAGAGGCCGTGCGTCTTGTGGGCGCGGGCGTAGGTGTCGCTGCCCACCCGAAAATGCGCGACGTGCAGCACCCGCGTCATCACGGCGAGCACCTTGCGCCGGGGCAGCCCGGAGAGGCGCAGGTCGGCGGCCGTGACGGTGCGGAGGGTGGGCAGCGCCTCGGCAAACCGCGCCAGCCGTTGCCACTTCTTCAGCGCCCCCGCCTGCATGAAGTCGGGGTGGTAGCGGTACTGCAGCCGCCCCGCCGCGTCGCGCCCGAAGGCCTGCAACTCGGCGTCCGGGTCGGGCGAGACGTACACGTCCGTGTAGGCGGGCGGCACGGCGAGGGACGCGATGCGGGCCAGGCCTTCAGCGTCGCGGTACTCCTCCCCGTCCGGCCAGAAGTAGCGGAACTCGGTGGGCTTCTCCCCCTCCCGGCGGAGGTACTCGTCTTGCAGGATGGTGGTGCGGCTCGTCATGGGCGTCAGGATGGGCAGGCGAGGGCGGGCGTGGCTGTCCGGCAGGCTGCAATCCGGCTTGAGCCGAGCTGAAGGTGGCGGGGGAGGCTCAAACGGATTCCGTCCGATGGATGAACAGGCGGGACGGCGCCGCCTGTTCATCCATCTCCCGAAATCTGTCACCTTTCCTGCTCCCTTCCGTCGGATTTCCGGGTGCTGGGGGCACCCTTCAATCGGAATTTTTATCTCTCCTCGGCCTGCATGGGCAGTTGCCAGTCGATTGGCGTCTGTCCCGACTCCTCCAGCGCCGCGTTGACCCGCGAGAAGGGCCGCGTCCCCATGAACTTCGCCACGCTGAGGGGGCTGGGGTGGGCCGACTCGATGATGACGTGCTGGGGATTGGTGACCAGCTTCGCCTTCTTGCGGGCGTAGGCGCCCCACAGCACGAAGACCACCCGCGACTCCTTCGCGTTGACGTGGCGAATCACGGCGTCGGTGAAACTTTCCCAGCCCTTCCCCGCGTGGCTGTTGGGCTCGCCCTGGCGCACGGTGAGCACGGCGTTCAGCATCAGCACGCCCTGCTCGGCCCAGTGGCGGAGGTAGCCGTGGCGAGGCGGCTGGAAGCCCACGTCGGCCTGCAACTCCTTGTAGATGTTCGCCAGGCTGGGCGGCGGGCGCACGCCGGGCCGCACGGAGAAGGCCAGCCCGTGCGCCTGACCGGGGCCGTGGTAGGGGTCCTGCCCCAGGATGAAGACCTTCACGTCCTCCAGCGGCGTGTACCGCAGCGCATTGAACACGTCGGGCGCGGGTGGGAAGACGTTGTGGGTGCGGCGCTCCTCCACCAGAAAGTCCTTGAGCGCGTGGAAGTACGGCGCGGCGAACTCGTCATGGAGGGCCTCACGCCACGAGTCGGGCAGACCCGCCGGAACGAGGGGCTTGGGAGCTTCGGGAGTGGTGCCGAAGAGGTCGGGCTGGTCGGTCATGGGGGGCTTCCTCCGGGGGGTGGACTTGGGCGGCCGAACAGGTTTGGCAGGCAGACCCCGCGCCACCCGCTCGGCCCGCAGCACCGCCTTCTTGCGGCTGCCATGCCTGTGATAGACGCGCCGGGCCTCGGCCTCAAAGGTCGCACTCTCCCGCGCAGCATAGATTCTGGCCCGCGCGGCGGCCCCCGCCTTTCCTTCATCCACGATCGGCGGCGGGTAGCCCAGCCGGGTCGCCCCGCTCCACTCCCAGGGCGCGTGCAGGAAGTCGCCGGGCACGTCCCCCAGTTCGGGCACCCAGCGGCGGATGAACGTGCCGTCCGGGTCCTGTTCGCGGGCCTGCCGGGTCGGGGAATAGATGCGGACGCGGTTGATCCCCACCGTCGAACTCTGCATCTGCATCTGCGACCAGTGGATGCCAGGTTCGTTGTCCAGCCACTGCCGCGCCAGGAAGAGGCCCGTCGGCCGCCAGTGCAGCCACAGGTGCTGCGAGGCGAAGGAGACGAGCATCGCTCGCATCCGAAAGTTCAGCCAGCCCATCTCGTGCAACATCCGCACGCAGGCGTCCACGAGGGGATAACCCGTCTGCCCGTGCGCCCAGCGGTCGAAGAACTCCGCGTTCCAGCCGGGGTCGCCCACGTCCGGGCGCAGGCCGTCGAAGGCGCGGTTGAGGTTGCGGAACTCCATCTCCGGCTCGGATTCCAGCCGCTGGATAAAGTGACAGTGCCAGTGCAGGCGGCTCTCGAAGGAACGCAGAGACCGCACCCAGCGCTCGTCGGCGTCGGGGTCCCCCTTGACCGCCGCCAGCCGCTGCCGGGTCGCCTGCACCACCTCCCGCAGCGACACGGTGCCGAAAGCGAGGGGAGCCGAGAGCCGAGAGCAACTCTCCTCGGCGGTCAGCGGGCTGCTCATCTCGCGCATGTAGTTCACGCCGCGCACGGCCAGGAAGCTCTCCAGCGTGGCGCGGGCGACGCTCTCGCCGCCAGGCGGAATGACCTTGCCCTCCGCGGGAACGCCCAGCTCCGCGTGGGTGCAGAGGCCGCCGGGCGGGAGGCCGGTGCCCCTCAGCGCGGCGGGCACGGGCACGACCAGGGCCGACATCCGTTCCTCCCAGATGTCGGCCCAACCGTCGCGGTCACGCAGCCTCCGCACCACGCCCGTCTGCGGCAGCTCCACGAACGGCACCCCCCGCTCCCGCGCCCAGGCCCGCACCCGTCGGTCGCGCTGGAAGCTGACCATATTGCCCGTCTCCTCGTGCGCCCACAGGCCGCCGATGGGCACGAGTTCGGCCAGTTCCTCCAGCACGGCCACCGCCTCGCCGCGCCGCACCACCAGCCCCGTGCCCAGCGCCCGCAGCCGCCCATCCAGCTCGGCGAGGCACTCATTCAGGTAGGTCAGGTGGTGCCCGGCGAACTCCTCGTGGTGCAGTTGTTCCGGCTCGTAGAGGTAGAGCGGCAGCACCGGCCCCCGCGCGGCCGCCTCCGCGAGCGGCGCGTGGTCGTGCACCCTCAGGTCCTTTTTGAACCACACGACTTGAACGGGCGGGCCAGTGGGCGGACGGAGCATCTTTCCCAGTTTCCCCCACCCCGCCCACGCCGTCGGTACGCGCCCCCGCAAACAGAAAGGGACGGGCGCTCAACCCGTCCCCTGCTGGCTGTTGGCCGCTCCTACACCCCCAGTCGCCCCGCCACGGCCTTTACCACGGGCGAGCCGTCCGCCCCGTCGAAGGCGTCGATCTCCTCGATAAAGCGGTCGAACAGGTAGCGGCTGTCGTGCGGCCCCGGCGAGGCTTCCGGGTGGTACTGCACCGAGAAGACGGGGTAGCGGCTGTGCGCCATGCCCTCCAGCGTCTGATCGTTGAGGTTGACGTGCGTGGCGACGAAAGCCCCGTCGGGAATGGACTCGATATCCACCGCGTAGCCGTGGTTCTGGGAGGTGATCTCTACGTTCCCGGTGAGCAGGTTCTTGACGGGCTGGTTGCCGCCCCGGTGCCCGAACTTCATCTTGAAGGTCCGGCCACCCGCCGCGAGGCCCAGAATCTGGTGCCCCAGGCAGATGCCGAAGGTGGGCAGCAGGCCCATCAGCTCCCAGGCGGTCTTGTGCGCGTACTCCAGCGGCGCGGGGTCGCCGGGGCCGTTGGAGAGGAACAGGCCGTGCGGTTGCAGCGCCATGATCTGCGCGGGGGTGGTGTGCGCGGGCACCACGATGGGCTCGATGCCCACCTCGGCCAGCCGCTCAATGATGGTGTGTTTGATCCCGAAATCCATCAGCACAACGCGCTTGCCGTGGCGCAGGGTGGGAAAGGCGTAGGGCAGGGCGGTCGTGACTTCCTTGGTCATGTCGTGCCCGTCAATGTCCTGATGGTCGCGGGCACGCTGGACATACACCTGTTCCTCGGCGGGAGTGAACTCGCCGTAGGGGTCTTCGGGGTGGGTGTAGGAGCGGTGGGCGATCACGCCCTTGACCACGCCGCCCGACCGCAGCCGCCGCACGAGCGCCCGCGTGTCGATGCCCTGGATGGACACGACGCCGTACTGCTGCATAAAGGCTTCCAGCGACTGCTGCGCCCGGTGGTTGGAGTACTCGCCGGAGAACTCGCGGGAGATGAAGCCCCGCACGTAGGGCTTGTTGCTCTCCATGTCGTAGATGGCCACGCCGTAGTTCCCGACGTGGGGATAGGTGATGGTCACGATCTGCCCGTTGTACGAGGGATCGGTCATGATCTCCTGGTATCCGGTCATGGAGGTGTTGAACACGACCTCTCCCACCGTCTCGCCCCGGTGCCCGAAGGCGTAGCCTCGGTACACGGTGCCGTCTTCCAGCGCCAGGATGGCGCGTTCCTTGCGAATCATAGGGACCTCCATTCGCGCCTCACGGGACGCGTTTTATGGCGGAAGCAGGAGGTCGGACGCCGCCCGCTTTCAGCCACAGAGCTTATCAGGCGTGCCAGCAGCCAATCGTGCCGACCGGACCGGGCCACGTCACGCCAATTCCCTGAGCATCGCGATCTCGTTGCAATTCTCGAAAAAGGCGCAGCGCTGGCACTCCGACCACACCTTGGGATGCAGGTGGGTCTTGTCGATCCGCACGAAGCCGCACTTCTCGAAAAAGGCCTGCTGGTAGGTCCACGCGAAGAGGGCGGGGAGGTCAATGTCGCGGGCCTCGCGCTCGCAGGCTTCGACGAGCTGCTTGCCCAGCCCCCGCCCCTGCATGTGGGGATGGATGGCGAGGCCGCGCACCTCCGCGAGGTCCGGCGCGAGGAGGTGCAAGCCGCACACGCCCGCCAGGCCACCCGGCTTGTCCCCGTACGGCTCGGCCAGCACGAGGTGAAAGTCCCGGATGGTCTCGGCGAGCAGCGACCGGGACCGCACGAGCATCTGCCCCCGCGCGGCCCAGTAGCCAATCAGTTCGTGAATCGCTTCGATGTCGCCCAGCCGCGCCTTGCGGGTGACGAGCGGTGCCTGCGGGTGAATGTCGGGAACGGCGATGGAATCGAGGCTGAGAAAGGTCATGGCTGAACCTCCCCCGGCCAGCCACGAAGAGCGTGGACCGTGAAGAGGCGTGCCCCTCCCACGACCCACGCGGACGACGGCGCGGCGGGCGTTAGGCCTGCCCGACCCCCACGTCCAGCGCCCGCATCCACGTAAAGCCGCCGGGGCGCTCGCTGCGGGCGCGGTAAGCGCGGACCTGCGGGGTGTCGGGCACGTCGCCCAGCACGACCGCGAGGGGCACCTGCGTGAAGCCGAAGCTGTGCCAGTCGCCGCCCTTGCTGAACAGGTAGATGGCCCGGTCGCCCCGCGCCCTGGCATACTCCACGGCGCTCATCACCAGCCGCCGCCCCAGCCCCTGCCCCTGCGCCGAGGGGAGCACCGCCGCGCCGCGCAGCAGGGAGGCTCCCTCGCCATGCTCCAGGCCGATGGCCCCGACGGGCTTTCCGCCGCGTTCCATCACCCAGTAGGTGGTGCCCGCTTCCAGCGCGGCCTCGGTTTCCAAACCGGCTTCCTGAAAGATGCGGCAGACGGTGTCCTTGTCCTGGGGCTGCGCGAGACGAATCTGAACGCTCTGCTCGGTCATGGGTGGGTCCTCCGGAGGGGATGTCCGACCGGACGACCCAGCGGGCGTCCGGCGCGGCTGGATTGTGCGTGGGGGCAGCATAGCGCACGCCCGCGCCGCGCGAGCCCAGGACCCTCACGCCCCCCCTCCCCCGCCCAGCACGCGCTTCCAGGCCTGCTCGCGCTCGATCCAGCCTTTCAGCAGCCCGCTCTGCACCTGCGGTGTGTCCGGCAGCGCGGCGGCGATCTCGTCCGCGCCCACGGGAACGAAGCCGAAGCGCCGCCAGTAGTCCCCCGCCTCCTGCGAGAAGAGGTACACCGTCCGGTCCCCGCGCAGGCTGGCATAGGTCAGCGCCGACGCCACGAGCGCCCGCCCCAGCCCCTGCGAGCGGGCTTCCGGGAGGACGGCGGTGGACCGGATCAGGGACGCGCCTTCGCCGTGTTCCAGGCCGATGCAGCCGCCCGGCACCCCGTTGAGGTCGGCGATCCAGTAGGTGCTGCCCTCCGGCGTCACGCTGGAGGTGTGCAGGTCACAGCGGGTCAGCAGGTCCACGATGGTGGGAAAGTCGGCGGGCGCGGCCTGCCGCAGCTTGACGTGCACCGTGTCGAGGGGCGCGGGGATGTAGGTCATGGGGAAGGCCTCCTCTGGGGGCAGGAAAGGGAGATCAGACGGATTCGGCGGCTTGTGCAGCGCGGGCCGCTTCCTTGAGGAAGTACCGGAGGCCCGCCCCCGCGCTGGCGTCCGTACTCCAGCGGGGAATGACGTGCAGGTGAACGTGCGGGATGTGCTGCCCCCCGGCGGGGAGGACGTTCCAGCCCACCGTATAGCCGTCCGGCCGGATGGTGGTGTCGAGGTGCGCCCTCACCTCGGCGAGCAGGGCATGGGTGGCGGCGGTCTCCTCGGGCGTGAGGTCGAAGACTGTCTCGCAGGGGCGCTTGGTGACGATGATGCCTGAATAGGGCAATCCCTCGGCGTACTGGGGCTGAAGCTGGCTGTAGACACACAGGTCGTTCTGAATCGTCCAGCCCTCCCCGGTCAGGCGACCTGCGGCGTTGGGGACGAGGGGGTTGTCCTCCGGCTGGGCGAGGTGCTGCTGCCACTCCGCCTCCCGCTTCTTCAGCAGGGTGCCGTCCAGAGTCACCGTGACTTTCACGAGAGGGCCGCCTTCGCCGCCGCGACCGCCTCGCGCACCCGGTCCGGCGCGGTGCCGCCGAAGCTCCGGCGGGATTTCACACTCTCCTCGACGGTGAGCGAGCGGGCCACGTCCGCACTCAGGAGGGGATGGGCCGCCCGCAGCTCCCCGTCCTCCAGTTCCCACAGTTGGCGACCCGAGCGCGAGGCCAGCCCAACGAGACCGCCGACGACCTCATGCGCCTCGCGGAAAGGCACCCCCTCACGGGCCAGGAAATCTGCGAGATCGGTCGCGGTGGAAAAGCCCCGACCCGCCGCCGCCTTCGTCACGTCCGCGTGCCAGACGGATTTGGGCAGCATGTCGGCGTAGAGCCGCAGCACGATGGAGAGGGTGTCGTAGGAGTCGAACACACCCTCCTTGTCCTCCTGAAGGTCCTTGTTGTAGGCCAGCGGCGTGCCCTTCACGACCGTCAGCAGGCCCATCAGGTTGCCGAACAGCCGCCCCGCCTTGCCCCGCGCGAGTTCGGCCACGTCGGGGTTTTTCTTCTGGGGCATGATGGAGCTGCCCGTCGTGTGCGAGTCCGGCAGCGTCAGGAAGCCGAACTCGAAGGTGGAATAGAGGATCAACTCTTCGCTGAGGCGCGAGAGGTGCGCTCCCAAGATCGCCGCCGCCGACAGAAACTCCAGCGCGAAATCCCGGCTGCCCACCCCGTCGAGGGAGTTGGCGGTGGGCCGCGCGAAGCCCAGCGCCCCCGCCGTCGCGTGCCGGTCGATCGGCCAGGGCGTTCCGGCCAGCGCAGAAGACCCCAGCGGCGACTCGTCCATCCGCTCGGCGGCGCCCCTGAAGCGCCCCTCGTCACGCTCCAGCATGGCGGCGTAGGCCATGAACCAGTGCGAAAGAAGGATGGGCTGCGCGACCTGAAGGTGCGTGTAGCCGGGCAGAATGACGGCCTCTCCCCCGTCCGAGGTCAGGTGATTTTCAGCCTCTGCCACCATCACGGCCCGCAGCGCCCGCGTCTTATCGGCGAGGTCGAGCGCGGCTTCCTTTGTGAACAGGCGGAAATCGACCGCCACCTGATCGTTGCGGGAGCGGGCGGTGTGCAGCTTCCCCGCCACCGGGCCGATGCGGTCGCGCAGGGCGGCTTCCACGTTCATATGAACGTCCTCGCGGTCGAGCCGCCATTCGAAGGCCCCGGCGCGGACCTCGGCCAGGATGCCCTGCAAGCCCTC from Deinococcus sp. HSC-46F16 includes:
- a CDS encoding alpha-hydroxy acid oxidase → MTTPNLPDAETPELGGTVNLADLEALGRSRLDRNALEYYASGANDELTLRENRAAFARLKLRPRVLVDVSNVDTRTEVLGLPLSSPVGIAPSAFHGLAHPDAEVATARAAASAGSVMTLSTLSNTPIEEVAAAAGGRFWFQLYLYTDRALSAEIVQRAEAAGARALVLTVDAPFLGRREANERHRFALPPHLRVPNAGSRERLAQMESASGSQLVNYFQGLIDKTFTWADLAWLRGQTSLPIVLKGILTAEDARLAAEHGCHVWVSNHGGRQLDTAVSSIEALPEIADEVGGEVEVYLDGGVTRGTDVVKALALGARAVFLGRPILWGLAAGGEAGVRRTLDLLHDEVRLALALCGKQNVGQVGRGLVRL
- a CDS encoding DNA topoisomerase IB, with product MTSRTTILQDEYLRREGEKPTEFRYFWPDGEEYRDAEGLARIASLAVPPAYTDVYVSPDPDAELQAFGRDAAGRLQYRYHPDFMQAGALKKWQRLARFAEALPTLRTVTAADLRLSGLPRRKVLAVMTRVLHVAHFRVGSDTYARAHKTHGLSTLRQRHVKVEGSAVQFRFKGKHSILQEKTVRDRTLATNMERLLALPGPWLFQSVEEDVRSRVRAHDLNAYLRDVIGPFTAKDFRTWGGTLVAAEFLAEAGAPQSERQARKTLVECVKYVAADLGNTPAVTRGSYICPVIFDRYQEGKVLDDYEPRAGRTEADLEGLTRSEAALKRMLESEKTLRTRRPRRKVDVAA
- a CDS encoding uracil-DNA glycosylase; amino-acid sequence: MLRPPTGPPVQVVWFKKDLRVHDHAPLAEAAARGPVLPLYLYEPEQLHHEEFAGHHLTYLNECLAELDGRLRALGTGLVVRRGEAVAVLEELAELVPIGGLWAHEETGNMVSFQRDRRVRAWARERGVPFVELPQTGVVRRLRDRDGWADIWEERMSALVVPVPAALRGTGLPPGGLCTHAELGVPAEGKVIPPGGESVARATLESFLAVRGVNYMREMSSPLTAEESCSRLSAPLAFGTVSLREVVQATRQRLAAVKGDPDADERWVRSLRSFESRLHWHCHFIQRLESEPEMEFRNLNRAFDGLRPDVGDPGWNAEFFDRWAHGQTGYPLVDACVRMLHEMGWLNFRMRAMLVSFASQHLWLHWRPTGLFLARQWLDNEPGIHWSQMQMQSSTVGINRVRIYSPTRQAREQDPDGTFIRRWVPELGDVPGDFLHAPWEWSGATRLGYPPPIVDEGKAGAAARARIYAARESATFEAEARRVYHRHGSRKKAVLRAERVARGLPAKPVRPPKSTPRRKPPMTDQPDLFGTTPEAPKPLVPAGLPDSWREALHDEFAAPYFHALKDFLVEERRTHNVFPPAPDVFNALRYTPLEDVKVFILGQDPYHGPGQAHGLAFSVRPGVRPPPSLANIYKELQADVGFQPPRHGYLRHWAEQGVLMLNAVLTVRQGEPNSHAGKGWESFTDAVIRHVNAKESRVVFVLWGAYARKKAKLVTNPQHVIIESAHPSPLSVAKFMGTRPFSRVNAALEESGQTPIDWQLPMQAEER
- a CDS encoding VOC family protein, translating into MHITQSAISLNVPDVRASAEFLKRHFGFVPEMEYEGVASLTREDTGFNLIFLQTGLSTFKPPQIAGSAGQGLLVVFVVDDIDAEYARLQAEGVPVVTPIETEPWGERYFQVSDPNGVVVQLVQWVTPPEGAENV
- the carA gene encoding glutamine-hydrolyzing carbamoyl-phosphate synthase small subunit is translated as MIRKERAILALEDGTVYRGYAFGHRGETVGEVVFNTSMTGYQEIMTDPSYNGQIVTITYPHVGNYGVAIYDMESNKPYVRGFISREFSGEYSNHRAQQSLEAFMQQYGVVSIQGIDTRALVRRLRSGGVVKGVIAHRSYTHPEDPYGEFTPAEEQVYVQRARDHQDIDGHDMTKEVTTALPYAFPTLRHGKRVVLMDFGIKHTIIERLAEVGIEPIVVPAHTTPAQIMALQPHGLFLSNGPGDPAPLEYAHKTAWELMGLLPTFGICLGHQILGLAAGGRTFKMKFGHRGGNQPVKNLLTGNVEITSQNHGYAVDIESIPDGAFVATHVNLNDQTLEGMAHSRYPVFSVQYHPEASPGPHDSRYLFDRFIEEIDAFDGADGSPVVKAVAGRLGV
- a CDS encoding N-acetyltransferase, with the protein product MTFLSLDSIAVPDIHPQAPLVTRKARLGDIEAIHELIGYWAARGQMLVRSRSLLAETIRDFHLVLAEPYGDKPGGLAGVCGLHLLAPDLAEVRGLAIHPHMQGRGLGKQLVEACEREARDIDLPALFAWTYQQAFFEKCGFVRIDKTHLHPKVWSECQRCAFFENCNEIAMLRELA
- the argH gene encoding argininosuccinate lyase codes for the protein MTQSQQESKLWGGRFAEATDGLVELFNASVPFDQRLAEQDIRGSLAHVAMLGQVGILTAEDVAQIQEGLQGILAEVRAGAFEWRLDREDVHMNVEAALRDRIGPVAGKLHTARSRNDQVAVDFRLFTKEAALDLADKTRALRAVMVAEAENHLTSDGGEAVILPGYTHLQVAQPILLSHWFMAYAAMLERDEGRFRGAAERMDESPLGSSALAGTPWPIDRHATAGALGFARPTANSLDGVGSRDFALEFLSAAAILGAHLSRLSEELILYSTFEFGFLTLPDSHTTGSSIMPQKKNPDVAELARGKAGRLFGNLMGLLTVVKGTPLAYNKDLQEDKEGVFDSYDTLSIVLRLYADMLPKSVWHADVTKAAAGRGFSTATDLADFLAREGVPFREAHEVVGGLVGLASRSGRQLWELEDGELRAAHPLLSADVARSLTVEESVKSRRSFGGTAPDRVREAVAAAKAALS
- a CDS encoding GNAT family N-acetyltransferase yields the protein MTEQSVQIRLAQPQDKDTVCRIFQEAGLETEAALEAGTTYWVMERGGKPVGAIGLEHGEGASLLRGAAVLPSAQGQGLGRRLVMSAVEYARARGDRAIYLFSKGGDWHSFGFTQVPLAVVLGDVPDTPQVRAYRARSERPGGFTWMRALDVGVGQA
- a CDS encoding NAD(P)H-dependent oxidoreductase, with translation MPHALIVHAHPEPNSFCSAQMREAARTLTEQGYTVEISDLYGMGWNAELGRGDFTHPLADFFKPQAEQVRAVQEGTFAPEVAAELEKLRRADLLVFSFPMWWFSLPALLKGWVDRVFAMGAAYGGGVGTFAQGAFRGRRALLLFTTGSLEEYFGPGRRDGEMDTLLFHIQHGMFYFVGYTVLAPVVSFAPVRQTPEEREAQLRKVRRAFAELGTRQVIFDFQEG
- a CDS encoding GNAT family N-acetyltransferase; this translates as MTYIPAPLDTVHVKLRQAAPADFPTIVDLLTRCDLHTSSVTPEGSTYWIADLNGVPGGCIGLEHGEGASLIRSTAVLPEARSQGLGRALVASALTYASLRGDRTVYLFSQEAGDYWRRFGFVPVGADEIAAALPDTPQVQSGLLKGWIEREQAWKRVLGGGGGA
- a CDS encoding HIT domain-containing protein; protein product: MKVTVTLDGTLLKKREAEWQQHLAQPEDNPLVPNAAGRLTGEGWTIQNDLCVYSQLQPQYAEGLPYSGIIVTKRPCETVFDLTPEETAATHALLAEVRAHLDTTIRPDGYTVGWNVLPAGGQHIPHVHLHVIPRWSTDASAGAGLRYFLKEAARAAQAAESV